Proteins encoded in a region of the Hyphomicrobiales bacterium genome:
- the rirA gene encoding iron-responsive transcriptional regulator RirA yields the protein MRLTKQSNYAVRILMYCAANTEELSKVTTIAQVYDVSEYFLFKILKPLVDNGYIATERGRAGGIRLAKPASEMQLGAVIRATEDKFIMAECFEEGADCPLLSSCAFNSALTEALGAFFKVLDSYTIADLVENKSRVRELLGMFGLNEEGQVASA from the coding sequence ATGCGCCTGACAAAACAATCTAATTATGCTGTTCGCATTTTGATGTATTGCGCCGCCAATACCGAAGAATTGAGTAAGGTCACAACCATCGCGCAAGTCTATGACGTATCAGAGTATTTCCTGTTTAAAATTTTAAAGCCATTGGTCGACAATGGCTACATTGCAACCGAACGTGGGCGTGCTGGCGGCATCCGTTTGGCAAAACCTGCAAGCGAAATGCAATTGGGCGCTGTTATTCGCGCAACTGAAGATAAATTCATTATGGCTGAGTGCTTTGAAGAAGGCGCAGACTGCCCGCTCCTCTCTTCCTGCGCATTCAACTCAGCGTTGACTGAAGCACTCGGTGCGTTCTTCAAAGTCTTAGACAGCTACACAATCGCTGACTTAGTCGAAAACAAGTCACGTGTTCGCGAGCTTTTGGGTATGTTTGGGCTCAATGAAGAAGGTCAGGTGGCTAGCGCTTAA
- a CDS encoding TAXI family TRAP transporter solute-binding subunit codes for MKHFSLKSTAIAVATSATLVLGMGASAQAAEERSYILSTASTGGTYYPVGVAIATLTKVKLQPKQKISMSAINSAGSGENVRLLREGEAQFAIIQGLFGHYAATGTGPVKADGPQKDLRSVSMLWQNVEQFVVSADAAKTGTIEDVVALKGQSLALGRKNSGTIGSNATILAEFGIDINTDYSLVHGGYGPSADAVADGKAVGMGTPAGVPTGAVTKLFASKGEGVKLLSFTDEQAAKADGGKGLWTKFTIPAGTYPGQKDDVSTIAQPNFLATHASVDEDAVYQITKTMYENLPFLNAIHPATKAMAIERAIGGLPVPLHAGAAKYYKEVGIEIPANLVAQ; via the coding sequence TTGAAACATTTTTCACTTAAAAGCACAGCCATTGCTGTCGCTACATCTGCAACACTCGTTCTAGGCATGGGCGCTTCAGCGCAGGCCGCAGAGGAACGCAGCTACATTCTTTCAACCGCATCAACTGGTGGCACCTATTACCCAGTCGGCGTTGCAATCGCGACACTGACAAAAGTAAAGCTGCAGCCGAAGCAAAAAATCAGCATGTCAGCAATTAACTCCGCTGGCTCTGGTGAAAACGTACGCCTTCTTCGCGAAGGTGAAGCACAGTTTGCTATTATCCAAGGTCTATTCGGTCACTATGCTGCAACAGGCACTGGCCCCGTAAAAGCAGACGGTCCGCAAAAAGATTTGCGCTCTGTTTCTATGCTTTGGCAGAATGTTGAGCAGTTCGTTGTTTCAGCTGATGCAGCTAAAACAGGCACGATCGAAGACGTCGTTGCTCTTAAAGGTCAGTCTCTGGCACTTGGCAGAAAGAACTCAGGTACAATCGGTTCCAATGCTACGATCCTTGCTGAATTTGGTATCGACATTAACACCGACTACAGCCTTGTTCACGGTGGTTACGGCCCTTCTGCTGATGCTGTTGCTGATGGCAAAGCGGTTGGCATGGGTACACCTGCTGGTGTTCCAACGGGTGCTGTTACAAAATTGTTTGCATCAAAAGGTGAAGGCGTGAAATTGCTTTCATTTACAGATGAACAAGCAGCAAAAGCTGATGGCGGCAAAGGTCTTTGGACTAAGTTCACAATTCCTGCTGGCACATACCCAGGTCAAAAAGACGACGTGAGCACAATTGCACAGCCAAACTTCCTTGCAACACACGCAAGTGTTGATGAGGACGCGGTCTACCAGATCACGAAGACAATGTACGAGAACCTTCCGTTCTTGAACGCAATCCACCCTGCGACAAAAGCGATGGCTATTGAACGCGCGATTGGTGGCCTTCCAGTTCCGCTTCATGCAGGTGCTGCGAAATACTACAAAGAAGTTGGCATTGAAATTCCAGCAAACCTAGTAGCCCAATAA
- a CDS encoding Crp/Fnr family transcriptional regulator, translating to MSTLANIDIFSELPENVIDSLSKRCAWTKYNEHETIIDFEDDIGSVYFITRGKVRVIIRTEGGKEIVLTEIAENNIFGELSAIDGLSRSANVVAIEPTQVGAMSISVFLASMREYPDMALALMRLLSSRLRALNTRLTEQSFLDAKHRLYNELLRQSRPRKGFEEQRIVSPPPVQKEMAEKISCRREVISRELAKLKKDGVVEVLRGGLVIHNPAKLSKMISDAWDR from the coding sequence ATGAGTACGCTCGCAAACATCGATATTTTCTCAGAACTGCCTGAAAATGTGATCGACAGCTTGTCAAAACGGTGTGCCTGGACGAAATATAATGAGCACGAGACCATTATCGACTTTGAAGATGATATTGGCAGTGTTTACTTCATTACACGCGGAAAAGTGCGGGTTATAATCCGAACTGAGGGCGGCAAAGAAATAGTTCTTACCGAAATTGCGGAGAATAATATTTTTGGCGAACTTTCCGCCATTGATGGGCTATCGCGGTCGGCAAATGTGGTTGCAATTGAGCCAACGCAAGTTGGTGCCATGTCTATATCCGTGTTCTTGGCTTCGATGCGCGAGTATCCAGATATGGCATTGGCTTTGATGCGACTGTTGAGTTCGCGGTTGCGCGCGTTGAACACGCGTTTGACTGAGCAATCCTTCCTTGATGCCAAACATCGTCTTTATAACGAGCTATTACGGCAATCACGCCCGCGTAAAGGGTTTGAAGAGCAGCGCATTGTTTCGCCGCCGCCTGTTCAAAAAGAAATGGCGGAGAAGATAAGCTGCCGTCGTGAAGTGATTTCTCGCGAACTCGCCAAACTTAAAAAAGATGGCGTGGTGGAAGTTTTACGCGGAGGGTTGGTGATCCATAACCCAGCAAAACTTTCAAAAATGATCTCAGACGCTTGGGACCGCTAA
- a CDS encoding Fe(3+) ABC transporter substrate-binding protein produces MSHSIKLAIAALLTSTIATAATAAEVNIYSYRQPQLINPILAEFTKKTGIKTNVVFAKKGLVERLKAEGQNSPADLILTVDISRLDGAKSGGVTQALSNDTLSGNIPTQFRDGEGHWFGLTTRARVVYASKDRVAQNEITYEELADPKWKGKICTRSGQHVYNLGLFASMVNHKGEAAAKEWLDGVKANLARKPTGNDRAQVNGVFAGECDIALGNTYYMGLMQTNDKKPEQKEWAASVKVLFPNANDRGTHVNISGMALTKHAPNKADAVKLMEWLAGDQAQNLYATANFEYPVKEGVAASERVSSWGTLKADALSLNDIATKRDKASELVDTVDYDGGPSS; encoded by the coding sequence ATGTCTCACTCAATCAAACTAGCCATCGCGGCTTTATTGACATCCACAATCGCAACGGCTGCCACTGCAGCTGAGGTCAACATTTACTCTTACCGTCAACCACAGTTGATCAATCCGATTTTGGCTGAGTTCACAAAGAAGACGGGTATTAAGACAAATGTCGTCTTCGCGAAAAAAGGTTTGGTTGAGCGTCTTAAAGCTGAAGGTCAAAACTCTCCTGCGGATCTTATTCTCACAGTCGATATCAGCCGCTTAGACGGTGCTAAATCTGGCGGCGTTACACAAGCCCTTAGCAACGACACGCTTTCAGGCAACATCCCTACTCAGTTCCGAGACGGCGAAGGTCACTGGTTTGGTCTTACAACACGCGCACGCGTTGTTTATGCCTCTAAAGACCGTGTTGCTCAAAATGAAATCACATACGAAGAACTTGCGGATCCTAAATGGAAAGGCAAAATCTGCACCCGTTCAGGTCAGCACGTTTATAACCTTGGCCTGTTCGCTTCTATGGTGAACCACAAAGGTGAAGCGGCAGCAAAAGAATGGCTCGACGGCGTAAAGGCAAATCTTGCCCGCAAGCCTACTGGCAATGACCGCGCACAAGTGAACGGTGTGTTTGCTGGCGAATGCGATATTGCACTTGGCAACACCTATTACATGGGCTTGATGCAGACCAATGATAAGAAGCCTGAGCAAAAAGAATGGGCTGCTTCTGTGAAAGTTCTTTTCCCGAATGCAAATGACCGTGGAACACACGTAAACATTTCAGGCATGGCGCTCACAAAACATGCTCCTAACAAAGCAGATGCCGTAAAATTGATGGAATGGCTTGCTGGCGATCAGGCGCAAAACCTCTATGCAACAGCGAATTTTGAATACCCTGTGAAAGAAGGCGTCGCCGCTTCTGAGCGTGTTTCAAGCTGGGGCACATTAAAAGCCGATGCTTTATCTCTCAACGATATCGCCACAAAGCGTGATAAAGCGAGCGAACTAGTCGACACTGTTGACTATGATGGTGGTCCTAGCTCGTAA
- a CDS encoding (2Fe-2S)-binding protein: protein MLICSCNVVTKLEIEETIRGFLTEDPWTLITPSRVYHEMNKRGRCCGCFPNVINIIVATTENFHRQADTPETSIIPFVAEIREEHNRCETARLMEMRQNSLKRKQQKA, encoded by the coding sequence GTGCTGATTTGCAGCTGTAATGTTGTCACAAAACTGGAAATTGAAGAGACAATCCGTGGGTTTCTCACTGAAGACCCGTGGACACTCATCACCCCTTCCCGCGTTTATCACGAGATGAACAAACGTGGTCGTTGCTGTGGCTGTTTTCCAAATGTGATCAATATCATTGTGGCGACAACCGAGAACTTCCACAGACAAGCTGATACGCCTGAAACATCCATTATTCCGTTCGTTGCAGAAATTCGCGAAGAACATAACAGATGCGAAACGGCTCGCCTGATGGAAATGCGCCAAAATTCGCTCAAGCGCAAACAACAAAAAGCGTAA
- a CDS encoding FkbM family methyltransferase gives MNKFEEQFLDFFAHNAQSCYSQFGQDIWALWVLNGLHDGYFVEFGATDGHDTNNSFLLEATGWSGIVAEPSPMFHTSLQANRNCHVSTECIWTESNQQIEFCFLPETPARSHINAPQLKTESDSNQETKTATFFQVPTIRLNDLLDRHDAPRVIDFISIDTEGSEFDILSDFDFSNHQFRTIAVEHNFSESREKIAALLEPLGYTRLFSNLSHVDDWYVDEETLAKLKTRVEGSDRVPLYRVPTVPPKTLPPVPLTSLASLHFAKLLKSHKIHDSEELTQRLIDTLISQAVIIAPNIPQPLIAKATNEIDKQNHLGAIQIYSDALQQYDSAHRGNFKAIYMRLGNLLMHQRNFESAANTFQLGLDYFPNDEHLTHGLKKATERHDRKR, from the coding sequence ATGAATAAATTCGAAGAACAGTTTCTTGATTTTTTTGCACACAATGCACAATCTTGCTACTCGCAGTTTGGGCAGGACATTTGGGCTTTGTGGGTGTTGAATGGGCTACATGATGGTTACTTCGTAGAATTTGGTGCCACTGATGGCCACGATACCAATAATTCTTTTTTGCTAGAAGCCACTGGATGGTCAGGTATTGTCGCCGAACCCTCCCCCATGTTCCATACTTCTCTTCAAGCCAATAGAAATTGTCACGTAAGCACGGAATGTATTTGGACCGAATCTAATCAACAAATCGAATTTTGTTTTTTGCCAGAAACGCCAGCACGATCGCATATCAACGCCCCACAACTTAAAACAGAATCCGACAGCAATCAAGAAACCAAAACGGCAACGTTTTTTCAGGTGCCTACAATACGATTAAATGACCTTCTTGATCGGCATGACGCGCCGCGTGTCATTGATTTCATCTCAATCGATACCGAAGGTTCAGAATTTGACATTCTCTCTGATTTCGATTTTTCCAATCACCAATTTCGTACAATTGCTGTGGAGCACAACTTCTCCGAAAGTCGGGAAAAAATCGCAGCGCTGCTTGAACCCTTAGGGTATACGCGCCTTTTTTCAAATCTTTCACATGTGGATGATTGGTATGTTGATGAAGAGACATTGGCGAAACTCAAGACACGCGTAGAAGGTTCAGATCGTGTGCCACTCTATAGAGTGCCAACGGTTCCACCCAAGACATTGCCGCCAGTCCCGCTAACCTCTCTGGCCAGTCTCCATTTTGCAAAACTTCTGAAATCCCATAAAATTCATGATTCAGAAGAGCTTACCCAACGCTTGATCGATACTCTTATTTCACAAGCGGTCATCATTGCTCCCAACATCCCTCAACCGCTTATTGCCAAAGCAACCAACGAAATTGATAAGCAAAACCATTTAGGCGCAATTCAAATCTATTCTGACGCTCTCCAACAATATGACTCGGCTCACCGGGGTAATTTCAAAGCAATCTATATGCGCTTAGGAAACCTTTTGATGCATCAACGAAACTTTGAAAGCGCAGCAAATACATTTCAGCTCGGGTTAGATTACTTCCCCAATGATGAGCATCTTACCCACGGCTTAAAAAAAGCAACCGAACGGCACGATCGCAAACGTTAG
- a CDS encoding BA14K family protein encodes MTSNLKKAVIATLTAAAMSMGATAANAVGGVNALASFESGKSIEQVQSRGRGFRGRGFSRGGRGFSRGRGFSSRGRGFRGRNIGLGIGAGILTGVVVGSAIKSGRRHHGHSGNLALRKHVAWCAKRYKTYNARTDTFISYKHGKKRCNSPFT; translated from the coding sequence ATGACATCTAATCTTAAAAAAGCAGTGATTGCTACGTTGACAGCAGCTGCAATGTCGATGGGTGCAACAGCTGCCAACGCAGTTGGCGGAGTAAATGCACTTGCAAGTTTTGAATCTGGCAAATCGATTGAACAAGTTCAATCACGAGGACGTGGCTTTAGAGGCCGTGGATTCAGCAGAGGCGGACGTGGCTTTAGCAGAGGACGTGGTTTTAGTAGCCGTGGCCGTGGCTTCAGAGGTCGCAATATCGGATTAGGTATTGGTGCAGGTATCCTTACTGGTGTCGTGGTTGGTTCAGCTATCAAGTCTGGTCGTCGTCATCATGGTCACAGCGGTAACCTTGCATTACGTAAACACGTTGCATGGTGCGCAAAACGATACAAAACGTACAATGCCCGTACAGATACATTCATCTCGTACAAACACGGTAAAAAGCGCTGTAATTCGCCATTCACCTAG
- a CDS encoding TRAP transporter fused permease subunit has translation MTELDKSAEGKASFLEMATITLAIALAIGHIWMNTFGNVSTLIQNGFHYAGFALLCALAVPVTQNAWATKSGIQFINIAFGVLVAASAIYLVFAENAIYERGVRLSVFDWIAGAVVILGGIEFTRRTTGWIIPSLIIIALTYAAVWGAYVPGVFKFPGLSIETLMFRSIYGDDAIFGNIARISSTFVFLFIIFGAFLLKSGAGDFIIDLARAIAGRTIGGPGFVAVIASGLTGTISGSAVANTASTGVITIPLMKRAGFPNHFAGGVEAASSTGGQLMPPIMGAGAFVMAATTQIPYTTIISVSFLPAILYFATVAFFVRIEAKRSNATAMMHEEQPPLMKVLREGGPQFILPVALLIYLLVSGYTPTYAAGWAILTCIAASWLTPRRMGIKEILGALELGSRNMIMTGVLLCTVGLIVNIITTAGIGNTFSLMISNWSDGNLFVAIVLVALASLILGMGLPVTAAYIVLGTLSAPALYQLILQSQIVDMMVAGTLPEAAKAIFLIAAPDKIALLGAPMSSVDASALLALVPLENMNLIIDNAFDPAVLTVALLSAHMVIFWLSQDSNVTPPVCLAAFTAAAIAKAPPMKTGFYSWKIAKGLYFVPLIIAYTPFLSGNWPEMIQIFFFSVFGLWALSAGIEGYWENKLNILLRLLVLGTGVTLLWPTSIWINLIALAAFAILFTWNIKGQKTSQPTVQ, from the coding sequence ATGACCGAACTTGATAAGTCCGCCGAAGGAAAAGCCTCCTTCCTCGAAATGGCCACCATCACTCTCGCTATCGCACTAGCCATTGGCCACATTTGGATGAACACGTTTGGCAATGTCTCTACCCTGATCCAAAATGGTTTTCACTACGCAGGTTTCGCCCTTCTGTGTGCCCTCGCCGTTCCTGTCACGCAGAATGCATGGGCAACAAAATCGGGCATACAATTCATAAACATCGCTTTTGGTGTCTTGGTTGCAGCCTCTGCCATCTATCTCGTTTTCGCAGAAAATGCGATTTATGAGCGTGGCGTTCGCCTCTCCGTTTTTGATTGGATCGCAGGCGCCGTTGTTATTCTAGGCGGCATCGAATTCACCCGCCGCACAACGGGTTGGATCATCCCGTCACTCATCATCATTGCGCTAACCTATGCAGCGGTATGGGGCGCTTATGTTCCTGGTGTCTTTAAATTCCCTGGCCTCTCAATCGAAACCTTGATGTTCCGATCTATTTATGGTGACGACGCTATTTTCGGCAATATTGCGCGCATCTCATCTACCTTCGTTTTCCTCTTTATCATCTTCGGTGCTTTTTTATTAAAGTCAGGCGCTGGTGATTTCATTATCGACCTTGCCCGCGCAATCGCTGGACGCACAATTGGCGGGCCTGGTTTTGTGGCGGTCATTGCCAGTGGCCTTACGGGCACTATTTCTGGTTCAGCCGTTGCCAACACAGCTTCCACAGGTGTGATCACGATCCCCTTGATGAAGCGTGCTGGTTTTCCAAATCATTTTGCAGGCGGCGTTGAAGCGGCCTCTTCCACTGGTGGGCAGTTGATGCCTCCAATCATGGGCGCTGGTGCTTTTGTTATGGCTGCAACCACGCAAATTCCCTACACAACCATCATCTCTGTCAGCTTTCTGCCTGCGATCTTATATTTTGCAACCGTTGCCTTCTTCGTACGCATCGAGGCAAAACGTTCCAATGCAACAGCCATGATGCACGAAGAACAACCGCCTTTAATGAAAGTGTTGCGTGAAGGTGGGCCACAATTCATTCTACCTGTGGCATTGCTGATTTATCTACTCGTCTCAGGCTACACGCCGACTTATGCAGCAGGCTGGGCTATTCTAACTTGCATCGCCGCTTCTTGGCTGACACCACGCCGCATGGGCATCAAAGAAATTTTGGGCGCTCTGGAACTTGGCTCCCGCAATATGATCATGACAGGCGTTCTGCTTTGTACAGTTGGCCTTATCGTCAACATCATTACAACGGCAGGCATTGGCAACACATTCTCGTTGATGATTTCCAACTGGTCAGATGGTAACCTGTTCGTTGCAATTGTGCTGGTCGCCCTCGCCTCATTAATTCTCGGCATGGGTCTACCGGTCACAGCTGCCTATATTGTGCTTGGCACCCTTTCAGCGCCGGCGCTCTATCAACTCATCTTGCAAAGCCAAATCGTAGACATGATGGTGGCAGGCACTTTGCCAGAAGCGGCCAAAGCAATCTTCCTCATCGCGGCCCCTGATAAAATAGCACTCCTAGGTGCGCCGATGTCTTCAGTTGATGCATCAGCTTTGCTTGCGCTCGTTCCGCTTGAAAACATGAACCTGATTATCGACAACGCCTTTGATCCAGCAGTTCTTACCGTGGCGCTCTTATCAGCGCATATGGTGATCTTCTGGCTTTCCCAAGATAGCAATGTAACGCCGCCTGTCTGTCTGGCAGCCTTTACCGCCGCCGCTATCGCCAAAGCACCACCGATGAAAACTGGGTTTTACTCTTGGAAGATCGCCAAGGGATTGTACTTCGTGCCATTGATCATTGCCTACACGCCGTTCTTATCAGGCAACTGGCCAGAGATGATCCAGATTTTCTTCTTTTCAGTCTTCGGCCTGTGGGCACTTTCAGCGGGCATTGAGGGCTATTGGGAGAACAAACTCAACATCCTGCTTCGTTTGCTCGTTCTTGGAACAGGCGTCACCCTGCTATGGCCAACATCAATATGGATCAACCTCATTGCATTAGCAGCCTTCGCCATTCTGTTTACTTGGAACATTAAAGGCCAAAAAACGAGCCAACCAACGGTCCAGTGA
- the betA gene encoding choline dehydrogenase, with the protein MEADFVIIGAGSAGCAMAYRLSEDGKNSVLVIEFGGSDAGPLIQMPGALSYPMNMPRYDWGYQSEPEPHLGNRRLATPRGKVIGGSSSINGMVYVRGHAGDYNHWQESGADGWSYADVLPYFKRMENWSSGGHGGDAEWRGKDGPLYVSRGKRDNPLVQAFVSAGKQAGFETTDDYNGEQQEGFGPMEQTVHKGQRWSAANAYLKPALKRDNCNLVKGLAQRVIIEDGRAVGVEIKTSKGVEIVRAKREVIVAASSINTPKLLMLSGIGPAPHLKEHGIEVVADRRGVGQNLQDHLELYIQMASLQPITLFKYWNLLGKAYVGARWLFTKTGPGASNQFESAAFIRSAAGVDYPDIQYHFLPIAVRYDGQAAAEGHGFQAHVGPMRSPSRGEVTLKSSDPSEPPRIVFNYMSKAEDWENFRTCIRLTREIFEQEAFKPYAGKEIQPGNALQSDDELDSFIREHAESAYHPCGTAKMGSVDDPMAVVDPECRVIGVNGLRVADSSIFPRITNGNLNGPSILVGEKASDHILGRDPLARSNAKPWFHPNWKTSQR; encoded by the coding sequence ATGGAAGCTGATTTTGTCATTATAGGCGCAGGCTCTGCCGGCTGTGCCATGGCTTATCGCCTGTCAGAAGATGGCAAAAACAGTGTGCTGGTTATTGAGTTTGGCGGCTCTGACGCAGGCCCGCTGATCCAAATGCCTGGTGCGCTTTCATACCCTATGAACATGCCGCGCTATGATTGGGGTTATCAAAGTGAACCAGAACCGCATCTGGGAAACAGACGCCTCGCCACTCCCCGTGGCAAGGTAATTGGCGGTTCTTCATCCATCAACGGCATGGTCTATGTGCGCGGCCATGCGGGTGACTATAACCATTGGCAAGAAAGCGGTGCGGATGGTTGGTCCTATGCTGACGTGCTTCCTTATTTCAAACGCATGGAGAACTGGTCAAGCGGTGGTCACGGTGGTGATGCTGAATGGCGCGGCAAAGATGGTCCGCTTTATGTCTCTCGCGGCAAACGCGATAACCCGCTGGTTCAGGCCTTCGTTAGTGCAGGCAAACAAGCAGGCTTTGAGACCACCGATGATTATAACGGTGAGCAGCAAGAAGGCTTTGGCCCGATGGAACAGACCGTCCACAAAGGACAGCGCTGGTCGGCTGCAAACGCCTATTTAAAGCCCGCTCTCAAGCGAGACAATTGCAACCTTGTAAAAGGCCTTGCGCAGCGCGTTATCATTGAAGATGGCCGTGCTGTTGGTGTTGAGATTAAAACGTCTAAGGGCGTTGAAATTGTGCGAGCAAAGCGCGAAGTGATCGTTGCTGCCTCCTCCATCAACACGCCGAAGCTTTTGATGCTATCAGGCATTGGCCCCGCGCCTCACCTTAAAGAGCATGGCATTGAAGTTGTGGCGGATAGGCGCGGCGTTGGTCAAAACCTTCAAGACCATCTTGAGCTCTACATTCAAATGGCGAGCCTTCAGCCGATTACCTTGTTTAAATATTGGAACCTTCTGGGCAAAGCCTATGTGGGAGCGAGATGGCTCTTCACCAAAACAGGCCCTGGCGCATCCAACCAATTTGAATCGGCGGCCTTCATCCGTTCTGCTGCTGGTGTTGATTATCCAGACATCCAATATCACTTCCTGCCGATTGCCGTGCGCTATGATGGGCAAGCAGCAGCCGAAGGTCATGGCTTCCAAGCCCATGTCGGCCCGATGCGCTCCCCTTCACGCGGCGAAGTGACGCTGAAATCATCTGACCCATCAGAGCCGCCTCGCATTGTGTTTAATTATATGAGCAAAGCGGAAGACTGGGAGAACTTCAGAACCTGCATTCGACTGACACGAGAGATATTCGAGCAAGAGGCGTTCAAACCCTATGCTGGCAAGGAAATTCAACCAGGCAATGCGCTACAAAGCGATGACGAACTCGACAGCTTCATCCGCGAACACGCCGAGAGCGCTTATCACCCCTGTGGCACAGCGAAAATGGGCAGCGTTGATGACCCGATGGCCGTGGTTGATCCTGAATGTCGAGTTATCGGCGTTAATGGCTTGCGTGTGGCAGACAGCTCCATCTTCCCACGCATCACCAACGGCAACTTGAATGGCCCATCAATATTGGTTGGCGAAAAAGCATCTGACCATATTCTAGGGCGCGATCCCTTGGCCAGATCAAACGCGAAACCATGGTTTCATCCAAATTGGAAGACAAGTCAGCGCTAA
- the lhgO gene encoding L-2-hydroxyglutarate oxidase, which translates to MNTDFLIIGGGIVGMATALKLSEKHPDKSITVLEKEATLAAHQTGRNSGVIHAGVYYQPGSLKAEFCHKGVEATIAFCSKHQVAFEQVGKLIVATSDEELPRMEALYERSKTNGLNPVRVSVDELREREPSVAGVGALFYETSGIVDYPAMTRKMAELVEQSGGKVVLNSEVTAIMEHADHVIVETSQGQFKTDHLTVCGGLQADRLAKMAGIDIDFQVVPFRGEYYQLNRRLDDVVKHLIYPVPNPDLPFLGVHLTPMIGGEVTIGPNAVLGLAREGYAKGSINFKDLGQMIGFSGFWLSIFQNLKFGIREIRNSLSKRYYLSLCQKYCPSLTLDDLEPYKTGIRAMAVLSDGSLYHDFLVKQTPRMLHVCNAPSPAATSSLPIGDYVVELITKAEQTDEG; encoded by the coding sequence ATGAACACAGATTTCCTCATTATCGGTGGCGGCATTGTTGGCATGGCCACAGCGCTTAAACTATCTGAAAAACACCCTGACAAATCCATCACCGTCTTGGAAAAAGAGGCCACACTTGCGGCTCACCAAACGGGGCGCAACAGCGGGGTAATCCATGCAGGCGTTTATTATCAACCGGGCAGCTTAAAAGCGGAGTTCTGCCATAAAGGCGTTGAGGCAACTATCGCGTTTTGTAGCAAGCACCAAGTGGCATTCGAGCAAGTTGGTAAGCTGATTGTAGCAACCAGCGACGAAGAACTGCCCCGTATGGAAGCGCTCTATGAACGGTCAAAAACCAACGGCTTAAATCCTGTACGTGTGAGCGTTGATGAGTTGCGGGAACGTGAACCTAGTGTAGCAGGCGTCGGTGCCCTATTTTATGAAACCAGCGGCATTGTTGACTATCCAGCTATGACGCGAAAAATGGCGGAGCTGGTTGAACAGAGCGGCGGCAAGGTGGTTCTCAACTCTGAAGTGACAGCTATCATGGAACACGCTGACCATGTGATTGTTGAAACATCACAGGGACAGTTTAAAACGGACCACCTCACCGTTTGCGGAGGCCTTCAGGCAGATCGTCTTGCTAAAATGGCGGGGATTGATATTGATTTTCAAGTCGTCCCGTTTCGCGGTGAATATTACCAGCTCAACCGCCGCCTTGATGATGTGGTGAAGCATCTGATTTACCCCGTTCCAAACCCTGACCTGCCATTCCTTGGTGTGCACCTTACTCCCATGATCGGCGGAGAAGTAACCATCGGCCCTAATGCCGTGCTAGGCTTGGCGCGTGAAGGGTATGCGAAAGGCTCTATCAATTTCAAAGACCTCGGTCAGATGATCGGATTTTCGGGATTTTGGCTCTCCATATTCCAGAATTTAAAATTTGGCATACGCGAAATCCGTAATTCACTGAGCAAGCGCTATTATCTTTCGCTCTGTCAAAAATACTGCCCATCGCTCACCCTCGATGATTTGGAGCCCTACAAAACAGGCATCCGCGCTATGGCTGTATTGAGTGACGGCTCGCTCTATCATGACTTCTTGGTCAAACAGACACCCCGCATGTTGCATGTTTGCAATGCCCCCTCTCCAGCCGCCACCTCGTCGCTGCCAATTGGTGATTATGTTGTAGAGCTTATAACCAAGGCAGAACAAACCGACGAAGGTTGA